One region of Cinclus cinclus chromosome 1, bCinCin1.1, whole genome shotgun sequence genomic DNA includes:
- the MYC gene encoding myc proto-oncogene protein isoform X1, whose translation MLTHAPLPLPPQAPAAAMPLSAGFSSKNYDYDYDSVQPYFYFEEEEENFYLAAQQRGSELQPPAPSEDIWKKFELLPTPPLSPSRRSSLAAASCFPSTADQLEIVTELLGGDMVNQSFICDPDDETVKSIIIQDCMWSGFSAAAKLEKVVSEKLASYQASRREGCSAARPGPPPAAPPAPPPGLAASPAASASLYLHDLGAAAADCIDPSVVFPYPLSERAPRAAPPGASPASLLGVDTPPTTSSDSEEEQEEDEEIDVVTLAEANEYESSTESSSTEMSEEHSKPHHSPLVLKRCHVNIHQHNYAAPPSTKVEYPAAKRLRLDSGRVLKQISNNRKCSSPRTSDSEENDKRRTHNVLERQRRNELKLSFFALRDEIPEVANNEKAPKVVILKKATEYVLSIQSDEHRLIAEKEQLRRRREQLKHKLEQLRNCCA comes from the exons ATGCTCACCCATgcccctcttcccctccctccgCAGGCACCAGCCGCCGCGATGCCGCTCAGCGCCGGCTTCTCCAGCAAGAACTACGACTACGATTACGACTCTGTGCAGCCCTACTTCTACTtcgaggaggaggaagagaactTCTACCTGGCGGCACAGCAGCGGGGCAGCGAGCTGCAGCCCCCCGCCCCGTCCGAGGACATCTGGAAGAAGTTTGAGCTGCTGCCCACGCCGCCCCTCTCCCCCAGCCGCCGCTCCAGCCTGGCCGCCGCCTCCTGCTTCCCCTCCACCGCTGACCAGCTGGAGATCGTGACCGAGCTCCTCGGGGGGGACATGGTCAACCAGAGCTTCATCTGCGACCCGGACGACGAGACCGTCAAGTCCATCATCATCCAGGACTGCATGTGGAGCGGCTTCTCCGCCGCCGCCAAGCTGGAGAAGGTGGTCTCGGAGAAGCTGGCGTCCTACCAGGCATCCCGCCGAGAGGGGTGctccgccgcccgccccggaccgccgcccgccgctccgCCGGCACCGCCGCCCGGCCTGGCCGCGtctcccgccgcctccgccagCCTCTACCTGCACGACCtgggcgccgccgccgccgacTGCATCGACCCCTCGGTGGTCTTTCCGTACCCGCTGAGCGAGCGGGCCCCGCGGGCCGCGCCGCCCGGCGCCAGCCCCGCGTCCCTGCTGGGCGTCGACACGCCGCCCACGACCAGCAGCGACTCGG aagaagaacaagaggaagatgaggaaatCGATGTTGTTACATTAGCTGAAGCAAATGAATATGAATCCAGCACGGagtccagcagcacagagatgtCAGAAGAGCACAGTAAGCCCCACCACAGCCCACTGGTTCTCAAACGGTGTCATGTCAACATCCATCAGCACAATTAtgctgctcctccctccacCAAAGTTGAATACCCAGCTGCAAAAAGGCTAAGGTTGGACAGTGGCAGAGTTCTCAAACAGATCAGCAACAACCGAAAATGCTCCAGTCCACGCACGTCAGATTCAGAAGAGAATGACAAGAGGCGAACACACAATGTCTTGGAGCGCCAGAGGAGAAATGAGCTGAAGTTGAGTTTCTTTGCCTTGCGTGATGAGATACCTGAGGTGGCCAACAATGAAAAGGCTCCCAAGGTTGTCATCCTGAAAAAAGCAACAGAGTATGTTCTTTCCATCCAGTCAGATGAACACAGACTGATTGCAGAGAAAGAGCAGTTGAGAAGGAGGAGAGAACAGTTGAAACACAAACTTGAGCAGCTAAGGAACTGTTGTGCATAG
- the MYC gene encoding myc proto-oncogene protein isoform X2, which produces MPLSAGFSSKNYDYDYDSVQPYFYFEEEEENFYLAAQQRGSELQPPAPSEDIWKKFELLPTPPLSPSRRSSLAAASCFPSTADQLEIVTELLGGDMVNQSFICDPDDETVKSIIIQDCMWSGFSAAAKLEKVVSEKLASYQASRREGCSAARPGPPPAAPPAPPPGLAASPAASASLYLHDLGAAAADCIDPSVVFPYPLSERAPRAAPPGASPASLLGVDTPPTTSSDSEEEQEEDEEIDVVTLAEANEYESSTESSSTEMSEEHSKPHHSPLVLKRCHVNIHQHNYAAPPSTKVEYPAAKRLRLDSGRVLKQISNNRKCSSPRTSDSEENDKRRTHNVLERQRRNELKLSFFALRDEIPEVANNEKAPKVVILKKATEYVLSIQSDEHRLIAEKEQLRRRREQLKHKLEQLRNCCA; this is translated from the exons ATGCCGCTCAGCGCCGGCTTCTCCAGCAAGAACTACGACTACGATTACGACTCTGTGCAGCCCTACTTCTACTtcgaggaggaggaagagaactTCTACCTGGCGGCACAGCAGCGGGGCAGCGAGCTGCAGCCCCCCGCCCCGTCCGAGGACATCTGGAAGAAGTTTGAGCTGCTGCCCACGCCGCCCCTCTCCCCCAGCCGCCGCTCCAGCCTGGCCGCCGCCTCCTGCTTCCCCTCCACCGCTGACCAGCTGGAGATCGTGACCGAGCTCCTCGGGGGGGACATGGTCAACCAGAGCTTCATCTGCGACCCGGACGACGAGACCGTCAAGTCCATCATCATCCAGGACTGCATGTGGAGCGGCTTCTCCGCCGCCGCCAAGCTGGAGAAGGTGGTCTCGGAGAAGCTGGCGTCCTACCAGGCATCCCGCCGAGAGGGGTGctccgccgcccgccccggaccgccgcccgccgctccgCCGGCACCGCCGCCCGGCCTGGCCGCGtctcccgccgcctccgccagCCTCTACCTGCACGACCtgggcgccgccgccgccgacTGCATCGACCCCTCGGTGGTCTTTCCGTACCCGCTGAGCGAGCGGGCCCCGCGGGCCGCGCCGCCCGGCGCCAGCCCCGCGTCCCTGCTGGGCGTCGACACGCCGCCCACGACCAGCAGCGACTCGG aagaagaacaagaggaagatgaggaaatCGATGTTGTTACATTAGCTGAAGCAAATGAATATGAATCCAGCACGGagtccagcagcacagagatgtCAGAAGAGCACAGTAAGCCCCACCACAGCCCACTGGTTCTCAAACGGTGTCATGTCAACATCCATCAGCACAATTAtgctgctcctccctccacCAAAGTTGAATACCCAGCTGCAAAAAGGCTAAGGTTGGACAGTGGCAGAGTTCTCAAACAGATCAGCAACAACCGAAAATGCTCCAGTCCACGCACGTCAGATTCAGAAGAGAATGACAAGAGGCGAACACACAATGTCTTGGAGCGCCAGAGGAGAAATGAGCTGAAGTTGAGTTTCTTTGCCTTGCGTGATGAGATACCTGAGGTGGCCAACAATGAAAAGGCTCCCAAGGTTGTCATCCTGAAAAAAGCAACAGAGTATGTTCTTTCCATCCAGTCAGATGAACACAGACTGATTGCAGAGAAAGAGCAGTTGAGAAGGAGGAGAGAACAGTTGAAACACAAACTTGAGCAGCTAAGGAACTGTTGTGCATAG